The Pseudomonas azotoformans genome has a segment encoding these proteins:
- a CDS encoding cupredoxin domain-containing protein, with protein sequence MKAKLVTPVIAAITLFFGATAMADVGHGKEDIGQPGVASAVTRTVDVEMGDIFFMPKNIDVKPGETIRFVLRNKGALLHEFNIGQAAAHAAHQKEMASMFQNGTLTPTGSGKMTGSMGHSMGGMKMVGMEHNDPNSMLIEPGATKELIWTFNNTTGLQFACNVPGHYQSGMVGQFDLK encoded by the coding sequence ATGAAAGCTAAGCTCGTTACCCCAGTTATTGCGGCGATCACCCTATTCTTCGGTGCGACGGCCATGGCAGACGTAGGTCATGGCAAAGAGGACATCGGCCAGCCTGGCGTCGCCTCTGCGGTGACCCGTACGGTAGATGTGGAGATGGGTGATATTTTCTTCATGCCTAAAAACATCGATGTGAAGCCTGGTGAGACTATTCGTTTTGTCCTTCGTAATAAGGGCGCACTGCTGCACGAATTCAATATCGGCCAAGCCGCCGCTCATGCGGCGCACCAAAAAGAAATGGCGAGCATGTTCCAGAACGGAACGCTTACACCCACCGGGTCAGGGAAAATGACGGGCAGCATGGGTCACAGCATGGGAGGGATGAAGATGGTTGGAATGGAACACAACGACCCGAACAGCATGCTGATCGAGCCAGGAGCAACAAAGGAATTGATCTGGACCTTCAACAATACAACTGGACTTCAATTTGCCTGCAACGTGCCAGGTCATTACCAATCTGGGATGGTCGGTCAATTTGACCTGAAGTGA
- a CDS encoding DUF2933 domain-containing protein — MNNHQHPAGSITTPFWTRKTGVVLIMFIVIGAFYVVREHFSHVYPYLPYLILLICPLMHFLGHGHGAHDHGNQAQANKEEK; from the coding sequence ATGAATAACCATCAGCATCCGGCTGGAAGCATCACCACCCCATTTTGGACGCGCAAAACAGGCGTTGTGCTGATTATGTTCATTGTGATCGGCGCCTTCTACGTGGTGCGGGAGCATTTCAGCCACGTCTATCCATACTTGCCCTATCTCATTCTGTTGATCTGTCCATTGATGCATTTTTTGGGGCATGGACATGGCGCACATGACCATGGCAATCAGGCGCAAGCCAACAAGGAAGAGAAATAG
- a CDS encoding co-regulatory protein PtrA N-terminal domain-containing protein, protein MNHLKILFFVGSILISASALAEGGADRIAERMESLRDKAEATLVQAEKAPEGERHVHMAEHMKLLGEIMNQLHQDHPKASMSPQEHLSWMEKHDAMVDDVLNQMQREHKLMLSENHQ, encoded by the coding sequence ATGAATCATCTAAAAATCCTTTTCTTTGTGGGTTCGATACTCATCTCAGCGTCTGCTTTGGCTGAAGGTGGCGCAGATCGGATTGCGGAGCGTATGGAAAGCCTACGCGACAAAGCAGAAGCGACCTTGGTGCAAGCTGAAAAAGCCCCAGAGGGAGAGCGCCATGTACACATGGCCGAGCATATGAAACTGCTGGGCGAGATCATGAACCAACTCCATCAGGATCACCCAAAAGCATCAATGTCGCCTCAGGAACATCTTTCCTGGATGGAAAAGCACGACGCTATGGTTGATGACGTTTTGAACCAAATGCAGCGCGAACACAAACTGATGCTTTCTGAGAACCATCAGTAA